The genomic stretch CGAAGGAGCCGCAACAGGTGGTGAAGGCCGTCGACGGCGTGTCTTTTCATGTCTGTGAAGGCGAGACGCTGGCAATCGTCGGGGAATCCGGATGCGGCAAGTCGACCACCGGCAACGCCATTCTGGGGCTGGAGCCGGCAACCGAAGGCCGCATCTTCTTCCGCGGCCGCGACCTGACGGAGATGAATGCGATGGAGCGGGCCGCCATGTGGCGCAATCTCCAGGTCGTCTTTCAGGATCCGGTGTCGGCCCTTGATCCCAAGCGCACCATCGCCCAGTCGATTGCCGAACCGCTTGCCATCCACAATGTCCCCGCCCGCGAGCGCAGGGCGCGCGTGGATGAGCTTCTGGAGCAGGTCGGCCTCAATCCCGGCCAGCGTGACCGCTACCCGAACGAGCTTTCCGGCGGCCAGCGCCAGCGCGTGGTCATTGCAAGGGCGCTGGCGCTGAAGCCCGACGTGATCATCTGCGACGAGGCGGTCTCCGCCCTCGACGTCTCGATCCAGTCGCAGATCCTGAACCTCCTGATGCGGCTCCAGCGCGAGTTGGGCCTTGCCTATATCTTCATCTCCCACGACCTCTCGGTCGTCCGCCATATCGCTGACCGGGTGGTGGTGATGTATCTCGGCACGATCGTCGAGGAAGGACCGGCGGCAACGCTTTTTGCCGACCCGCGTCACCCTTACACGCAGGCGCTCCTGGCCGCCATTCCGTTGCCCGACCCCGTGGCCGAACGCAACAAGGTCGTTCAGCTTCTGGAAGGCGATCTGCCGAGCCCGCTCGATCCGCCGAAAGGCTGTCCCTTCGTCACGCGCTGCCCCATTGCAGAAAGCCGCTGCGCGGACGACCGCCCGCCCGCCCGTCACACCGACGCGGGCGCCAGGCGACTTGCCTGCTTCCTGCGCTAGCGCATCGGCCCGAAAATCGGAATCGATTTTCGGAAAGCACGATGCGTAGATTCAATAGTTTAGAGCGTCCTTTGTGCGTCCGAATGGACGCACGGCGCTCTAGATGTGGAGCCTCAAGAGGTTGTCTCGGTTCATGCCGAGTCGACTGATCGGTGTTTTTGACTTTATGCCGCCATGCGGACGGTGCCAATTGTACATGTGGTTCCAGTTCGGCAGATGCCGTTTTCGGTGCTCTGAGGATGGATAGGCGCGCGCATAGGCCCATTCGCGCAATGCTGTCTGGATGAAGCGCTCGGCCTTGCCGTTTGTCTTTGGCGTGTAAGGTTTGGTACGAATATGTTTCAGATGGAGCGCCTTGCAGGCTTTCGCGAAATCCCCGGCAATGTAGCACGAGCCATTGTCGGTCATGACCCGCTTCACCGTGATGCCGAGGCTTTGATAATAGGCGACTGCCGCCTTGAGAAATGCGACGGCGCTTTCAGCCTTCTCGTTGGGCAAGATGTCAGTGAATGCGATCCGGGATGCATCGTCGATACACACATGCACATATTCCCAGCCGATGCCGCGTGAATTGCTCTGGCCGGTCCTGTCACCTGTGATGCGGTGGCCGACGCGATTAAAGCGGCCAAGGCGCTTGATGTCGAGATGGATCAGGCCGCCCGGCTCGTCATATTCGTAACGCACGACCGGTTCGGCTGGAGCAATGTCCTTCATCCGGGACAAACCGACCCGCTTGAGAACGCGGCTGACGGTGGCCGGTGACACGCCTGTCTCCATGGCGATGTGCCTGCCGGTCAGGCGCTGACGACGAAGGGCGGCAATGCGCTCGCACAAGATGGCATCGGTCTGCCGGGGACTGTTCCTGGGCCGCGACGACCGGTCAGCCATTGCAGCGCGTCCACCCTTTCTGAAGCGCTCGACCCAACGAGACACGATCTTGTGGGAAACGGCATAGACTAAAGCCGCCTGCGCTTTCGTGAGCGCGCCAGACAGAACGGCAACAGCCATCTCCTCTCGACGCAGCGGGGTCAGTCGGGCATTCTTGTGAATGTTCATTCGGAGCCTCCGGTGAGTGCTGAAGCGTGGTAACTCCAGTCTCCTCGGTACGCTCCGAATGGACAACCTCCTGAAAGCCCACATCTAGATCGCTTCCGCTTCTCTCTGAATCGCGCAGGCGTTCTATCTCTTTGTTTTTACGCATTTGCGGATGGAAAACCGGTATCCACCTTTCCTGCAACCACTTTGGCGCTTCGTCCTTCCTGCAACCACATGGATGCGCAAGGAACGCCGCGGAATTCAGGTCCCAGGGCGAGGCGCCGAAAGCGGCAGCGAAACTTTGATGCAAAGATACGAACTTATGGTGGTGCCGCTTACGTGACTCGAACACGTGACCCCATCATTACGAATGATGTGCTCTACCAACTGAGCTAAAGCGGCCCGAACGCGGCTGGCGCGTTGCGATGCATGGGGCTGTTACAGGCTCTTGGCGGTTTTTTCAAGCGTCTTTGCCTGCAGCGCGGCAAAAAAAGATACAGGACGGGCGGTCTTCGTCAGACGGGGCCGCGCAGAAGGGCAAGGGTCTCGGCGCGCTGTGCGGGATCGGTCTTGAAGACGCCGCGCGAAACCAGCGTGACGGTATTGGCGCCATGAGCCTTGATGCCGCGCATCTCCATGCACATGTGGCGCGCCTCTGCCAGCACCATGACGCCCTTCGGCCTGAGGACGGTTTCGATCGCGTCGGCGATCTGGTCGGTCAACCGCTCCTGAAGCTGCGGCCGGCGGGCAAGCGTTTCGACCACGCGGGCGAGCTTGGAAAGGCCGGTCAGTCGTCCGCCATCCGGCAGATAGGCGATATGCGCCCTTCCGAAGAACGGCAGGAGGTGATGCTCGCACATGGTGTGAAAGGCGATCTCCCTGACGATGACGATCTCGTTGTGTCCGTCTTCGGTGAAGACCGTCTTCAGGTGTTCCGAAGCATCTTCATGGAGGCCGGAAAAGACGTCCATGTACATTTTCGCCACCCGCGAGGGCGTGTCTCTGAGGCCCTCGCGCGCCGGATCCTCGCCGAGCGCCGCCAGAATCTCGCTCACGGCCTTCATGATCGTCTCGCGCCGCTGATCATCGATATGTCTCGGAATGTCGTTCACGCTTCACCCTTTGCTTGCCGAACACGCTTGTCTTTTGTTTTCCCGCGCGTCCGGACGGAAAACCGGTCTCCACTTTTCCCGGACCCGCTTTAGACCCTGGCGGATGTCAAGTTCAAGACCTTTCCGGCAGGGCGCTCCTCTGGCTCCCGGCAGACAGCACGCAGGCGGCCACGATCAGCGCGCCGCCGGCGAGGGTGGGCCATGTGGGGATTTCGTCGAAGAAGACAAAACCGTAGAACCCCGCCCAGACAAGCGAGGAGTAATCGACCACCGCATAAAGCGAGGCCGGCATGCGGTTCAGCCCGGCGACCAGGAAGATGAAGCCGAGCGCGCCGCAAAGCCCGATCAGGGCGATCTGCCAGGAAAGCGCCGGATCGGGCGCCTGCCACAGCAAGAGCGCCATCGGCGCCGAGAAAAGCGCGGCAAAGGCTGTCTGCATCATGCTCAGCGTGATCGGATGGTCATTGGCCGACGAGCGCTTCATCGCGATCGCGGTGAATGCATAGGCGAGCGGCGCGGCAAGCCCGGCTGCGATGGCGGCAAGCGAGACCGGCGGTCCGGCAAGCCCCGAGCCCCTCGCCGCAACGATGAGCCCCGATCCCGACACCGCCAGCAGAAGCGCCAGATAGGTCGCCCGCCCTGGCCGCTCGCCGAAGACCAGCGCGCCAAGCAGAGCCATGTAGATCGGCGCGGTCATGGCCAGCGCGAGCGCCATGACCAGCGGCATGCCGGCAATGCCGTAGAAGAACAGGCTGGCGGTGGCGGCCGCCAGAAACCCCTTGAGCGCGTGGTCGCCGATGAAACCGGGTTTGGGGCGGCGACGCACGAAAACGGCAACGAACAGGCCAAGAAACAGCGCCGAGACCGTGTAGCGCAGGAACGTGACCTGAAAGCTCGACATCTCCGCCCCGAGGCTTTTCGCCAGCGCATCGACGCCCGACAGCGTCGCGACCGCCGCCACGGCAAAGCCGATGCCCGAAGTGCGGGTCAGTGACGCCATGCTCTCCCCCTTCCCGGCGCGCCCGGGGTGCTCCGGGCAGCGCGCTCAATCACCGGCGATAGACCCGGTCCCTCGGGCGGTCAAGCCATCGAAGGCGCAGAACGGTTCGCCTTCTGAAAATGCCTCCAGGCCTTTTCCGGCGATCGCAAATGACCTATGGAAGGACAAAACCAAGGGAGCCGCCGCCATGGCCAAGATGATCCATTCGATGATCCGCGTGCTGGATGAGACCCGGTCGATCGATTTCTACCACCGGCTGTTCGGCCTTGAGGTGGTGGACCGTTTCCCGTTTGACGGCTTCACGCTCATCTATCTCGCCAATGCCGAGACCGGTTTCGAACTGGAACTGACGGTCAATGCAGGCCAGAGCGAGGCCTATGATCTCGGCAATGGCTATGGCCATCTCGCCGTCAGCGTGGCAGACATCGAGGCCGAACATCGGCGTCTGACCGAACTCGGCATTCCCGTCGGCAGCCTGGTCGCCATGAAGCGCGAGGGCGCGCCCTTTGCCCGCTTCTTCTTCGTGACGGACCCCGACGGCTACAAGATCGAGGTGCTCGAACGCGGCGGCCGCTTTCAGTAGGCGCCGATCTGTTGCAGAATGAAGCGCGTGCGGGTCTCGATATCGGCCTTGGGCAGGAGCACCGGGCGGTAACCGAGTTTCGGGTAGAAATCCAGCAATCGCTCATATTCGGCGATTCCCTCCTCCAGCCCGTGGCGGCGTTCGGCGTCGTTGACATAGATTTCCGGCCATGGCGGGACCATGAAAACGGTCTCGTTGTAGCGAAGCTTCCTGACGATATCGGGGATAGCGACTGTTCCGGTCGCATGGCCGAGGCCCGCCACGGCATCAACCAAGCCGCGATCGAAGAAAACGGGCCCGGCTGTATCGTGCATTGCCCGGTGGTCGGCGGCGGCCATTGCGACCGCCCTTCGGGCAAAGGCTGCCATGTCCACCCATGGCAGCGCCTTGCCCTCGCCGGCCTGTTCCTCCGCCACAATCCGGCGGCCGGGCTCGGGAACCACGGAAAAGCCCAGGGCGGCAAGCGCCTCGATCAGGCTCGACTTGCCGCCGCCCGAACAGCCGGAAATGGCGAAGAACCGTTCCATTGGCGTTCAGGATGCGGTTTCGCAGGCAATGCCCGGATCGTTCTCGCCGTTCATCACGTTATAGAGCGTCGCCCCGTCACCCTTCGTCCACCAGACATAGGGACCGGCCGCATAGCGCGCGCCGGAAGCGGAAATCACCTGGGCGGCGATGGTCAGGTGATCCGGCCACTCGAGCCGCGCCAGCGAAACCTCGCCGCTCGTCACGTAACGCGCCTTCAGCGTGAAGCCGCCGCAATCGTACACGGCCTCGGTGTCGATCGCGTCCGGACCGCCCGGCACCTTGATCGACAGCGCGCTCTGCGCCTGCGCCGCGCCGGCCATAAGCCCGGCAAACATGACGGACATCAATACTTTTCTTTTCCTCGACATGAACCTTCCCTATCATTGGTTTGATTTGAAGCGCCCAACCGGCTGGGGGTGCCGTTTGGGATAGCCGCGGCAGACTAATATGCCAGATTGATCTTGCTCAAGGCCGCGCTAAAAACTTAGCCTTAAGTCGTAGGCGTCTTGCGGCGGCATCCGGGCAGAAGCGGGTTCACGATAACCGTCAGCTTTGCCGAAGTCCACCCGGCCGGCTTGCGCATGACGGAAACCGGAAGAGACCGATATGGCAGAAGAAGCGGACCAAAGCCTTGCCCTCCCAAAGGCCTCAGTCTGCCCGGCACGCCGTGCGGACGCGGGAACGCGCGGGTTCGCAATGAACACTCTTCAGCCCTTCTCAGCACGAACCTCCCGAGCATAACCCGATCACCCAAGGAGTATTCCACGATGGCCGACAAAT from Martelella sp. AD-3 encodes the following:
- a CDS encoding ABC transporter ATP-binding protein, with translation MSAKTETGHTPLLRVEELKVHFPAGRKTLFSKEPQQVVKAVDGVSFHVCEGETLAIVGESGCGKSTTGNAILGLEPATEGRIFFRGRDLTEMNAMERAAMWRNLQVVFQDPVSALDPKRTIAQSIAEPLAIHNVPARERRARVDELLEQVGLNPGQRDRYPNELSGGQRQRVVIARALALKPDVIICDEAVSALDVSIQSQILNLLMRLQRELGLAYIFISHDLSVVRHIADRVVVMYLGTIVEEGPAATLFADPRHPYTQALLAAIPLPDPVAERNKVVQLLEGDLPSPLDPPKGCPFVTRCPIAESRCADDRPPARHTDAGARRLACFLR
- a CDS encoding IS481 family transposase, with product MNIHKNARLTPLRREEMAVAVLSGALTKAQAALVYAVSHKIVSRWVERFRKGGRAAMADRSSRPRNSPRQTDAILCERIAALRRQRLTGRHIAMETGVSPATVSRVLKRVGLSRMKDIAPAEPVVRYEYDEPGGLIHLDIKRLGRFNRVGHRITGDRTGQSNSRGIGWEYVHVCIDDASRIAFTDILPNEKAESAVAFLKAAVAYYQSLGITVKRVMTDNGSCYIAGDFAKACKALHLKHIRTKPYTPKTNGKAERFIQTALREWAYARAYPSSEHRKRHLPNWNHMYNWHRPHGGIKSKTPISRLGMNRDNLLRLHI
- the folE gene encoding GTP cyclohydrolase I FolE; protein product: MNDIPRHIDDQRRETIMKAVSEILAALGEDPAREGLRDTPSRVAKMYMDVFSGLHEDASEHLKTVFTEDGHNEIVIVREIAFHTMCEHHLLPFFGRAHIAYLPDGGRLTGLSKLARVVETLARRPQLQERLTDQIADAIETVLRPKGVMVLAEARHMCMEMRGIKAHGANTVTLVSRGVFKTDPAQRAETLALLRGPV
- a CDS encoding DMT family transporter, with protein sequence MASLTRTSGIGFAVAAVATLSGVDALAKSLGAEMSSFQVTFLRYTVSALFLGLFVAVFVRRRPKPGFIGDHALKGFLAAATASLFFYGIAGMPLVMALALAMTAPIYMALLGALVFGERPGRATYLALLLAVSGSGLIVAARGSGLAGPPVSLAAIAAGLAAPLAYAFTAIAMKRSSANDHPITLSMMQTAFAALFSAPMALLLWQAPDPALSWQIALIGLCGALGFIFLVAGLNRMPASLYAVVDYSSLVWAGFYGFVFFDEIPTWPTLAGGALIVAACVLSAGSQRSALPERS
- a CDS encoding VOC family protein yields the protein MAKMIHSMIRVLDETRSIDFYHRLFGLEVVDRFPFDGFTLIYLANAETGFELELTVNAGQSEAYDLGNGYGHLAVSVADIEAEHRRLTELGIPVGSLVAMKREGAPFARFFFVTDPDGYKIEVLERGGRFQ
- a CDS encoding AAA family ATPase; its protein translation is MERFFAISGCSGGGKSSLIEALAALGFSVVPEPGRRIVAEEQAGEGKALPWVDMAAFARRAVAMAAADHRAMHDTAGPVFFDRGLVDAVAGLGHATGTVAIPDIVRKLRYNETVFMVPPWPEIYVNDAERRHGLEEGIAEYERLLDFYPKLGYRPVLLPKADIETRTRFILQQIGAY
- a CDS encoding MliC family protein, with the protein product MSVMFAGLMAGAAQAQSALSIKVPGGPDAIDTEAVYDCGGFTLKARYVTSGEVSLARLEWPDHLTIAAQVISASGARYAAGPYVWWTKGDGATLYNVMNGENDPGIACETAS